The Papaver somniferum cultivar HN1 chromosome 3, ASM357369v1, whole genome shotgun sequence genome includes a region encoding these proteins:
- the LOC113356381 gene encoding putative pentatricopeptide repeat-containing protein At1g77010, mitochondrial: MELLDIRNYLRNCSNINQGKKLHLLILKAGLLHSSLSVDNPLIQMYTRCGQLSDTVKLFDEMPHRDSYSWNSLLEAYLKSGTNKEDSLRLFYSMPEKNEYSWKFTISSFAKPGNLHTARELFDKMPVTDEKPWNSMINGYARIGRNDEAMNLFKSLNYSNDTVWKNNTHILATVFKICAALTALDFGKQIHARMFINNLGFDEVLMSSLVNMYAKCGDVDSANHLLNSLQTQPDDFTLSALITGYTKCGRLMDARKVLDHSGGGKCNAVLWNSIIAGYVANNEGVEAINLFSRMRNDGIREDPTTLASVLSATTSLGIAIIGKQIHGHGFKVGFIHDMITATVLIDMYSKCGSLDDACKFFEELQKYDYDTLLLNTMINLYSKCGRIKDARETFDMMPSRSLISWNSMIAGYNQNCCVIEALNLFCYMHRLGLPMDQVSIACVISSCASTCSLSLGEQIFSRATVIGLESDQFICTALIDFYCKCGYIEDGRRLFNEMKTTDEIPWNSMLMGYAANGYVIEALKLFEEMRNEGVAPNNITFVGVLSACDHCGLVEEGKKWFHLMKQEYNIEPGIEHFSCMIDMFARAGFLAEAMNLFDQTSFKADSSMLFSILKGCRAYGNESLGMKVTERICELEPRESSAYVQLSSIHATCGNWERSAQIRGLMEERGVRKIPGYSWIDD, encoded by the coding sequence ATGGAGCTGCTTGATATCCGTAACTATCTGCGGAACTGCAGCAATATTAATCAAGGGAAAAAACTCCATCTTCTCATACTCAAAGCtggtcttcttcattcttctctcTCCGTGGATAATCCTCTTATCCAAATGTACACAAGATGTGGTCAATTATCTGACACGGTAAAACTGTTTGATGAAATGCCCCACAGAGACTCTTACTCATGGAACTCTTTGCTCGAAGCTTACCTAAAATCTGGAACTAATAAAGAAGACTCACTCCGGTTATTTTATTCTATGCCCGAAAAGAATGAATACTCGTGGAAATTTACTATATCGAGTTTTGCGAAACCGGGCAATCTTCATACTGCTAGAGAattgtttgataaaatgcctgTTACAGATGAGAAACCTTGGAACTCTATGATTAATGGGTATGCACGAATTGGACGTAATGATGAAGCTATGAACTTGTTCAAGTCTTTGAATTACTCCAATGATACCGTATGGaagaataatactcatatactAGCAACTGTTTTTAAAATTTGCGCGGCTTTGACAGCTTTGGATTTTGGCAAACAAATTCATGCTCGCATGTTTATCAACAATTTGGGTTTTGATGAAGTTTTAATGAGCTCCCTAGTTAATATGTACGCAAAATGTGGAGATGTAGATAGTGCCAATCATTTATTAAATTCTTTGCAGACACAACCAGATGACTTCACATTGTCGGCATTGATCACAGGTTACACAAAATGTGGTAGATTGATGGATGCAAGAAAAGTTTTGGATCACAGTGGTGGTGGTAAATGCAATGCTGTATTATGGAACTCTATTATTGCTGGATACGTTGCCAATAACGAAGGAGTTGAAGCGATCAATCTTTTCAGTAGAATGCGGAATGATGGAATTCGCGAAGACCCCACTACACTTGCCAGTGTTTTGTCGGCTACGACTAGCCTGGGCATTGCTATCATTGGCAAACAAATTCATGGACATGGATTTAAAGTTGGCTTCATACATGATATGATTACTGCCACTGTTCTTATTGACATGTACTCCAAATGTGGAAGTCTAGATGATGCTTGCAAATTCTTTGAAGAACTCCAGAAATATGATTATGATACCCTACTGCTAAATACGATGATTAATTTGTACTCTAAATGTGGGAGAATCAAAGATGCCAGGGAGACCTTTGATATGATGCCAAGTAGAAGCTTGATATCGTGGAACTCAATGATAGCTGGCTATAACCAAAATTGTTGTGTTATAGAAGCACTGAATCTCTTTTGTTATATGCACAGGTTGGGTTTGCCGATGGACCAAGTTAGCATTGCTTGTGTGATTAGTTCATGTGCTAGCACCTGTTCTCTCAGCCTAGGCGAGCAAATTTTCTCTCGAGCTACAGTCATTGGCTTAGAATCCGATCAGTTCATTTGCACGGCCCTCATTGATTTCTACTGTAAATGCGGTTACATTGAAGATGGGCGAAGACTGTTCAACGAGATGAAAACAACTGATGAAATCCCGTGGAACTCAATGTTGATGGGTTATGCAGCGAACGGTTATGTGATTGAAGCTTTAAAGCTTTTCGAGGAGATGAGAAACGAAGGAGTTGCTCCAAATAACATTACCTTCGTAGGGGTTTTATCTGCTTGTGACCATTGTGGTTTGGTTGAGGAGGGAAAGAAATGGTTTCATTTAATGAAACAAGAATACAATATTGAGCCGGGGATTGAACATTTCTCGTGCATGATTGACATGTTTGCTCGTGCAGGTTTTCTCGCAGAAGCCATGAATCTCTTTGACCAGACGTCATTTAAGGCAGATTCAAGCATGTTGTTTTCCATATTAAAGGGGTGCAGGGCTTATGGAAATGAATCTCTCGGTATGAAGGTAACAGAACGTATTTGTGAACTCGAACCCAGAGAATCAAGCGCTTATGTGCAGCTATCTAGCATACATGCCACCTGCGGGAATTGGGAGAGATCAGCACAAATAAGAGGGTTAATGGAAGAGAGGGGAGTTCGAAAAATTCCTGGTTATAGTTGGATCGATGACTGA
- the LOC113356382 gene encoding uncharacterized protein LOC113356382 isoform X1: MNQWIEDLKVGVVCLQNQGMSDPWRRFKCELRQDHYDIWNTHQERIDNIPPNVKSEDWIQLCENENDVAVQSKSVVNKRKIEQYDYSHTFGRKPHCLVRAELMAASPEAEISTSDVWIKAHSQEHEVILPSAQPYYEQLTKVLEDIKGKLEADTPVEETCEVTSLFGKDSRGRVRVVGPVSRTQVDLYASARAKIAELKSKDGVLSNKVEDLCGKIRVLIEGFGTLCHVVKDIQDAMSSSDAASNMCSTSHGQNSSQGHVGSNQSGSVAHISSPGLPVSPAAQTSSPDHAISPSQSGAGMQQQCSLLNMEGDIITTCKVCTGVQGLMAHGFAVPATHLKVLIDDILLPDERTIKANQFVETFRDVGNGRFMVHPKRSITYN, translated from the exons atgaaccagtggattgaggaTCTCAAGGTAGGAGTGGTTTGCCTTCagaatcag GGGATGTCTGATCCATGGAGGAGATTCAAGTGCGAGTTACGTCAAGACCATTATGATATTTGGAATACTCATCAAGAAAGGATTGATAATATTCCTCCAAATGTAAAGTCAGAGGATTGGATACAATTATGTGAAAATGAGAATGATGTTGCGGTCCAAAGTAAAAGTGTTGTTAATAAGAGGAAAATAGAacaatatgattactctcatacctTTGGTCGCAAGCCACATTGTTTGGTTAGAGCTGAACTG ATGGCGGCGAGCCCTGAAGCAGAAATCAGTACCTCTGATGTGTGGATTAAAGCTCATTCACAGGAGCATGAGGTGATTTTACCTAGTGCGCAACCATACTAT GAACAACTTACTAAGGTTCTAGAAGACATCAAGGGAAAACTGGAAGCAGATACTCCAGTAGAAGAAACTTGTGAAGTGACTTCATTGTTTGGGAAGGATTCAAGAGGACGGGTTCGTGTTGTAGGTCCTGTTTCTCGTACACAAGTTGATCTTTATGCTTCTGCTCGTGCTAAAATAGCTGAACTAAAGTCTAAAGATGGAGTTCTTAGTAATAAGGTGGAAGACTTATGTGGCAAGATAAGAGTTCTTATTGAAGGATTTGGAACATTATGCCATGTAGTGAAGGATATCCAAGATGCAATGTCATCATCAGATGCTGCCTCGAACATGTGTAGCACTTCACATGGTCAGAACTCTTCACAAGGTCATGTTGGTTCAAATCAATCAGGTTCAGTTGCTCACATAAGTTCACCTGGTCTTCCCGTCTCGCCAGCAGCTCAAACAAGTTCACCTGATCATGCCATATCACCATCTCAATCAGGTGCAGGTATGCAGCAGCAGTGTTCATTGCTGAACATGGAGGGTGATATAATTACAACTTGTAAAGTTTGTACTGGTGTGCAAGGACTAATGGCTCACGGCTTCGCTGTACCTGCTACTCATTTGAAGGTATTGATCGACGACATTCTCCTACCAGATGAACGCACCATAAAAGCTAACCAGTTTGTGGAGACCTTTAGAGATGTTGGAAACGGACGATTCATGGTTCATCCCAAGAGGTCCATCACATATAATTAA
- the LOC113356382 gene encoding uncharacterized protein LOC113356382 isoform X2, with translation MAFDLPETSKTIMVKGMSDPWRRFKCELRQDHYDIWNTHQERIDNIPPNVKSEDWIQLCENENDVAVQSKSVVNKRKIEQYDYSHTFGRKPHCLVRAELMAASPEAEISTSDVWIKAHSQEHEVILPSAQPYYEQLTKVLEDIKGKLEADTPVEETCEVTSLFGKDSRGRVRVVGPVSRTQVDLYASARAKIAELKSKDGVLSNKVEDLCGKIRVLIEGFGTLCHVVKDIQDAMSSSDAASNMCSTSHGQNSSQGHVGSNQSGSVAHISSPGLPVSPAAQTSSPDHAISPSQSGAGMQQQCSLLNMEGDIITTCKVCTGVQGLMAHGFAVPATHLKVLIDDILLPDERTIKANQFVETFRDVGNGRFMVHPKRSITYN, from the exons ATGGCATTTGATTTACCTGAGACTTCCAAGACTATTATGGTGAAGGGGATGTCTGATCCATGGAGGAGATTCAAGTGCGAGTTACGTCAAGACCATTATGATATTTGGAATACTCATCAAGAAAGGATTGATAATATTCCTCCAAATGTAAAGTCAGAGGATTGGATACAATTATGTGAAAATGAGAATGATGTTGCGGTCCAAAGTAAAAGTGTTGTTAATAAGAGGAAAATAGAacaatatgattactctcatacctTTGGTCGCAAGCCACATTGTTTGGTTAGAGCTGAACTG ATGGCGGCGAGCCCTGAAGCAGAAATCAGTACCTCTGATGTGTGGATTAAAGCTCATTCACAGGAGCATGAGGTGATTTTACCTAGTGCGCAACCATACTAT GAACAACTTACTAAGGTTCTAGAAGACATCAAGGGAAAACTGGAAGCAGATACTCCAGTAGAAGAAACTTGTGAAGTGACTTCATTGTTTGGGAAGGATTCAAGAGGACGGGTTCGTGTTGTAGGTCCTGTTTCTCGTACACAAGTTGATCTTTATGCTTCTGCTCGTGCTAAAATAGCTGAACTAAAGTCTAAAGATGGAGTTCTTAGTAATAAGGTGGAAGACTTATGTGGCAAGATAAGAGTTCTTATTGAAGGATTTGGAACATTATGCCATGTAGTGAAGGATATCCAAGATGCAATGTCATCATCAGATGCTGCCTCGAACATGTGTAGCACTTCACATGGTCAGAACTCTTCACAAGGTCATGTTGGTTCAAATCAATCAGGTTCAGTTGCTCACATAAGTTCACCTGGTCTTCCCGTCTCGCCAGCAGCTCAAACAAGTTCACCTGATCATGCCATATCACCATCTCAATCAGGTGCAGGTATGCAGCAGCAGTGTTCATTGCTGAACATGGAGGGTGATATAATTACAACTTGTAAAGTTTGTACTGGTGTGCAAGGACTAATGGCTCACGGCTTCGCTGTACCTGCTACTCATTTGAAGGTATTGATCGACGACATTCTCCTACCAGATGAACGCACCATAAAAGCTAACCAGTTTGTGGAGACCTTTAGAGATGTTGGAAACGGACGATTCATGGTTCATCCCAAGAGGTCCATCACATATAATTAA